A portion of the Cryptomeria japonica chromosome 5, Sugi_1.0, whole genome shotgun sequence genome contains these proteins:
- the LOC131876149 gene encoding uncharacterized protein LOC131876149, translating into MDCSQATIPIGKQQVILQPEPKSKFIIFPSDDPRAQILYHDCQFGSYMILSNSEVEEDSSQIEGKESLWLMEFDGSCVVSGSGVGVVLIPPSGNPIPFSFKLEFKNTNNVAEYEALLLGLNEAKRLGVKLLRAKGDAELIIK; encoded by the coding sequence atggattgCTCTCAAGCCACAATTCCTATTGGGAAACAACAAGTCATCCTACAACCTGAACCAAAGTCCAAATTCATCATTTTCCCATCTGATGACCCTAGAGCCCAGATTCTGTATCATGATTGTCAATTTGGAAGCTACATGATTTTGTCTAACAGTGAGGTAGAGGAGGATTCATCTCAAATTGAGGGAAAAGAAAGCCTGTGgctaatggagtttgatggtagttgtgtaGTGTCAGGTTCTGGTGTAGGGGTAGTGTTAATACCACCTTCTGGCAACcctattcctttttcttttaagctagaattcaaaaataccaacaatgtaGCTGAGTATGAGGCTTTGTTGTTAGGTTTAAATGAAGCTAAGAGATTGGGGGTGAAACTCTTGCGGGCTAAAGGAGATGCCGAACTAATTATAAAATAG